In the Verrucomicrobiia bacterium genome, one interval contains:
- a CDS encoding 4'-phosphopantetheinyl transferase superfamily protein, whose translation MSGIAQANHAMQIHYLQWNIGSKKRRVLADDAVDVFIQSFSDLGGINDFSSILSADELQRAEKLHASQRYNWQAARYFLKTVLAQYVGGTPKNIVFEKTAHGKPILTGRGIEFSLSHTRRYVALAIAKVPVGIDIEEGDPEVDIYGVGKLCFTADEYKIVTESSRPLQLFYETWVTKEAHIKCLDITLEELNNRSQLSPMQPLIAPSGVYGALAWQATR comes from the coding sequence ATGAGCGGCATAGCCCAGGCTAATCATGCGATGCAGATACACTATTTACAGTGGAATATCGGTAGTAAAAAAAGACGAGTTCTCGCAGACGATGCAGTGGACGTGTTTATCCAGTCATTCTCGGATTTAGGTGGTATTAATGATTTTAGTAGTATTCTTTCAGCCGATGAACTTCAGCGAGCAGAGAAGCTACATGCCAGCCAAAGATACAATTGGCAAGCAGCTCGTTATTTTCTTAAAACAGTTCTTGCTCAGTATGTGGGCGGCACCCCCAAGAATATTGTCTTCGAGAAGACAGCTCACGGTAAACCCATCTTAACCGGTCGTGGCATCGAATTTTCTCTCAGCCACACCAGACGGTACGTTGCCCTGGCGATCGCAAAAGTCCCAGTTGGCATCGACATCGAAGAGGGAGATCCTGAAGTTGACATCTATGGGGTAGGGAAGCTGTGCTTTACTGCTGATGAGTATAAGATAGTGACCGAATCGTCAAGGCCACTACAGCTTTTTTACGAAACCTGGGTTACAAAAGAGGCGCACATTAAGTGCTTGGACATTACACTTGAAGAGCTAAACAACCGCTCCCAACTATCGCCAATGCAACCATTAATAGCACCAAGCGGAGTGTATGGGGCTTTAGCTTGGCAAGCTACTCGTTGA
- a CDS encoding YaaA family protein yields the protein MPKLQILLHSSKTMVPTTSQHVMSQPLFSSQAEELRRYIRSLSVEEIAKCMKVSHGKAAEVHKLYAAHHTKSPAAECFRGDIYSGLRALNFTKEERSFAQSHLLILSGLYGILRPYDAIEPYRLEAAYRLPNVRFANLYSYWKDILQTCIDPEALIINVTSKEYEKLITQHLPKRQVIPRFLTRKSPAAEPEFVTVHAKIARGAFARWIIAEQTETPNFEKFKDLGYQYSVTLSTTNQPTYITEDFGGIGLSQRTK from the coding sequence ATGCCCAAATTGCAAATCCTGCTTCATTCCTCAAAAACAATGGTACCGACAACCAGCCAACACGTCATGAGTCAACCTTTGTTTTCTAGCCAAGCAGAGGAGTTGCGGCGCTACATTAGAAGCTTATCGGTTGAAGAAATTGCAAAATGTATGAAAGTTTCTCACGGCAAAGCCGCAGAAGTTCACAAGCTATACGCTGCGCATCACACAAAATCTCCAGCCGCTGAGTGCTTTCGAGGAGATATTTATAGTGGCCTGCGTGCCCTTAATTTTACCAAAGAAGAACGCTCTTTCGCCCAAAGCCACCTGCTGATACTATCCGGGCTGTACGGCATCTTGCGACCATACGATGCGATTGAGCCCTATCGGCTTGAAGCGGCCTATCGTTTACCCAATGTGCGCTTCGCAAATTTGTATAGCTACTGGAAAGATATACTGCAAACCTGTATCGACCCTGAGGCACTTATCATTAACGTTACCTCAAAGGAATACGAGAAACTAATTACTCAGCATCTCCCAAAAAGGCAGGTTATCCCACGTTTTCTTACCAGAAAAAGCCCAGCTGCCGAGCCAGAGTTTGTCACGGTGCACGCTAAAATTGCTCGTGGCGCTTTTGCCCGATGGATTATTGCCGAGCAAACTGAAACGCCAAATTTTGAAAAATTTAAAGATTTAGGCTACCAGTACAGCGTCACTTTAAGCACGACGAACCAGCCCACTTATATTACAGAAGACTTTGGCGGTATTGGGCTGAGTCAGCGGACCAAATAG
- a CDS encoding DUF1772 domain-containing protein — MPLYELLLTIATLLVGLIAGFFFTFSVIFMPGLRRLTNKDYIRSFQAVDSVLQNSLPAVSTAPIFGVVFFCAIFSLIASAALAIGIAGETDKILLVVAVLLYVFGMVLPTMRVHLPLNNKLQSLNVDTMSDEELAGARHNFEHVWVKWNVVRTVATILAFFILIVLCKNI; from the coding sequence ATGCCACTTTACGAACTTTTACTTACAATCGCAACCTTGCTCGTCGGGCTGATTGCGGGCTTCTTTTTTACCTTTAGTGTCATATTTATGCCCGGCTTGCGCCGACTGACAAACAAAGACTATATACGGTCATTCCAGGCCGTAGATAGCGTGCTGCAAAATAGCTTACCTGCCGTTTCAACGGCGCCGATTTTTGGAGTGGTGTTTTTTTGCGCAATCTTCAGTTTAATCGCAAGTGCAGCACTCGCAATCGGCATCGCTGGTGAAACCGATAAAATACTGTTAGTTGTCGCCGTTCTACTGTACGTTTTTGGTATGGTTCTGCCCACGATGCGTGTGCATTTGCCACTTAATAACAAGCTGCAAAGCCTTAACGTCGATACAATGAGCGATGAAGAGCTAGCTGGTGCACGCCACAATTTTGAACACGTTTGGGTAAAATGGAATGTGGTCAGGACTGTCGCCACAATACTGGCATTCTTTATTCTAATAGTTCTCTGTAAAAATATATAA